From the Actinomadura luzonensis genome, the window AGCGCCCGTGGGGAGGGCTCCGGGTCGAGGGCGACGCCGGGCGGGGCGAAGGCGGGGTCGCGCGGGAAGCTCCACCGGTCCTCGGTGGGCACCATGGCGAGCGGCGTCAGCAGGCGCACCGCGTAGCCGAGGGCCCGGTCGTGGCCGCCGGGGAACTCGGCCAGCAGGCGGGGCCGCAGCTCGTTGAAGGTGTGGGGCCGCTCGGCCAGCAGCCGGTCGGCGACGGCCGCCACCGCCGCGAAGTCGATCTCGTCGAAGCGGCGCGCAGCGGCGAGCAGCATCGGCTCCAGCAGCCGCCGGAACGCCGCGAAGTCGGCCGCCGTCACCAGGTGCAGCGTGGCCCGCCACATCGTGGCCCGCAGCACCGCGCCGGCCCGCAGCGCCGCGTGCAGGTCGTCCCGCCCGAACCCCTCCAGCCGCGACCACACCCCCAGGTACGGCGGGCGCGGCTCCTGCGCCTGCAGCCCGGCGAGCCGGTGGACGACGTCCGTCACCTCGCCCTTGTGCCGGCCGAGCAGGTGCTGACGGGCCAAGGTGGCACGGTTGAGGTCGCGGAGGCTGAGCATCTACCTATCATGCCTTTCCCCATCAAAGCGGTACGCGCCTGCTACCCCGCTCTCACCGACGGCTACGCCTACCTCGACGGCGCCGCCGGCACGCAGACCCCCCAGTCGGTGATCGACGCCATCTCCCACGCCTACCGCAGCGGGATCGGCAACGCGGGCGGCGCCTTCCCCGCCAGCCACCGCTCCGACGCGATCGTGGCCGCCTGCCGCGCCGCCGTCGCCGACCTGGTCGGCGGCGACCCGCGCGGCGTCATCCTCGGCCCGAACATGACGACCCTCACCTACCGCCTGTCGCGGGCCCTCGCCGGCCCCGGCGACGAGGTCGTGGTCTCCCGGCTCGACCACGACGCCAACGTCCGGCCCTGGACGCAGACCGGCGCCACCGTGCGCTGGGCCGAGGTCGACCCGGTGACCGGCGAGCTGCCCGTCGAGCAGTACGCCGCCCTGATCAACGAGCGCACCCGCGTGGTGGCCGTGACCGCCGCGTCCAACATCATCGGCACCCGTCCCGACGTCGCCGCCATCGCAGAGCTGGCGCACCGGGCCGGGGCGCTCATGTACGTGGACGGCGTGCACGCCGCCGCGCACGGCCCGGTCGACATGCGGGCGCTCGGCGCGGACTGCTACGCCACCAGCGCCTACAAGTGGTCCGGGCCGCACATCGGGGCGGTCGTCGCCGACCCGGCGCTGCTGGAGACGCTGCGGCCGGACAAGCTCGCCTCCTCGCCCGACACGGTGCCCGAACGCTTCGAGACGGGCACGGCCGCCTTCGCCGACCTGGAGGGCGTGACGGCCGCCGTGGACCACCTGGCGTCCATGGTGCCCGGCACGGGCTCCCGGCGCGAGCGGCTGCTGGCCTCCATGACGGCGGCGGAGGAGCACGAGACGGAGCTGTTCGGGGTGCTGATGGAGGGGCTGGAGACGATGCCGCACGTCACCACGTACGGCAAGCCCGCCCGCCGCACCGCCACCGCCTACTTCAACGTCGCCGGGCACACCCCGCGGGCCGTCGCCGAGCACCTGGCCCGGCAGCGGGTCAACGTCTGGAACGGGCACAACTACGCGTGGGAGCTGACCGGCGTGCTGGGCATCCGCGACTCGGGCGGGGCGGTGCGGGCGGGGCTGGTCCCGTACAACGACCGCTCGGACGTGGACCGCCTCCTGACCGCCGTCGCCGGCCTGGCCTGACCCCGCCCCTCCCGGCACCGGGACGGCAGCCCGGCCCGTCCCTCCCGTCGCGTGGGTCTTCCTGAGGAGGGGCGGGCCGGCACCGTAAGATCGTCCAGGTGAGCCTGCCTGCCGTACCCGGACCGGCGGCGCCGCCGGTCGAGCCGGCGCGAGACCCGTACCACGTCTACCTCGACTCGCTCACCAGCCCCGAGTCGCGCCGCACCATGCGCGGCTGCCTCGACCGGCTGGCCCGCCTGCTCACCGGCGACGACACGGCGACCGGCGAGGGCCAGCCGTGGCACCTGCTGCGTTACGAGCACACCGTCCGCATCCGCACGCTGCTGACCGACCAGGGGTGGTCGGCGGCGTACGTCAACAAGCACCTGGTGGCGCTGCGGCGGGTGCTTAAGGAGGCGTGGCGGCTCGGCCAGGTGAGCGCCGAGGACCTGGCCCGCGCCTCCGACCTGGCCCCCGTACGGCAGCACCGGCTGCCGTCCGGGCACCACGTGCCGCCCGAGGTGGTCGGCGCGGCCCTGTCCGCGTGCGCCGACGACACGCCGGCCGGCGTCCGGGACGCGGCCCTGATCGCCGTCCTGTACTCCACCGGCTGCCGGCGGGCCGAGCTGGGCGGCCTGACGCTGGCCGACTACGACCCGGGGGCGCGTTCGCTGCGGGTGCGCGGCAAACGCGACAAGGAGCGCCTGGTCTACCTGACGGCGGACGCGATCGGCCTGGTGGAGCGGTGGCTCGCGGTGCGCGGGCCGATGCCGGGGGCGCTGTTCAGCCCGATCAGCAAGGCGGGCCGCCTGCGCGTGCGCGACGGCCGCCCCGTCGGGCTCACCGGGCAGGGCATCGCCGACATCCTCACGCGCCGCTTCTCCTCCGCCGGGGCCGCCCGGCGCACCGCGCACGACTTCCGCCGCACCTTCATCGGCGAGCTGCTGGACGCGGGCGTGGACCTGGCGACCGCCCAGGCCCTGGTCGGCCACTCCTCCCCCGCCACCACCGCCCGCTACGACCGCCGCCCGGAACGCACCCGCCGCGAAGCCGTCGACCGCCTCCGCCTCCCCGCCCCACGTCCTTTGGCCTGACCCACCCCAGCCCCGGGGCCGCCACGGCACCCCCGGACACCCGAAGGACAAGCCCACCGGCTTCAGCGCGCGGGCTCAGCGTATGGGCCGACTCAGCTCGGGCCGGTTGAGGGCGGGCCGGCTCAGAGCGGGGCCGGCTCAGGGCAGGTCGGCTCGGGTCGGTTCAGACGGGTCGGTTCAGGGGCGGGTCAGCTCCGGCCTGTGGGTCGGCCG encodes:
- a CDS encoding winged helix DNA-binding domain-containing protein, with the protein product MLSLRDLNRATLARQHLLGRHKGEVTDVVHRLAGLQAQEPRPPYLGVWSRLEGFGRDDLHAALRAGAVLRATMWRATLHLVTAADFAAFRRLLEPMLLAAARRFDEIDFAAVAAVADRLLAERPHTFNELRPRLLAEFPGGHDRALGYAVRLLTPLAMVPTEDRWSFPRDPAFAPPGVALDPEPSPRALVERYLAAFGPATPADAQTWSGVRGLRPVMEAMELERLAGPDGKELFDLPGAPRPGGDVPAPVRFLPDFDTLVLGHADRARVLADEHKGLVTTKNLRVRAVYLVDGFAAGTWQVKRSGRKARLLLAPFGAAPGAEVEEEGLRMLAFAEPDAAAYDLGVEG
- a CDS encoding cysteine desulfurase-like protein, with the translated sequence MPFPIKAVRACYPALTDGYAYLDGAAGTQTPQSVIDAISHAYRSGIGNAGGAFPASHRSDAIVAACRAAVADLVGGDPRGVILGPNMTTLTYRLSRALAGPGDEVVVSRLDHDANVRPWTQTGATVRWAEVDPVTGELPVEQYAALINERTRVVAVTAASNIIGTRPDVAAIAELAHRAGALMYVDGVHAAAHGPVDMRALGADCYATSAYKWSGPHIGAVVADPALLETLRPDKLASSPDTVPERFETGTAAFADLEGVTAAVDHLASMVPGTGSRRERLLASMTAAEEHETELFGVLMEGLETMPHVTTYGKPARRTATAYFNVAGHTPRAVAEHLARQRVNVWNGHNYAWELTGVLGIRDSGGAVRAGLVPYNDRSDVDRLLTAVAGLA
- a CDS encoding tyrosine-type recombinase/integrase is translated as MSLPAVPGPAAPPVEPARDPYHVYLDSLTSPESRRTMRGCLDRLARLLTGDDTATGEGQPWHLLRYEHTVRIRTLLTDQGWSAAYVNKHLVALRRVLKEAWRLGQVSAEDLARASDLAPVRQHRLPSGHHVPPEVVGAALSACADDTPAGVRDAALIAVLYSTGCRRAELGGLTLADYDPGARSLRVRGKRDKERLVYLTADAIGLVERWLAVRGPMPGALFSPISKAGRLRVRDGRPVGLTGQGIADILTRRFSSAGAARRTAHDFRRTFIGELLDAGVDLATAQALVGHSSPATTARYDRRPERTRREAVDRLRLPAPRPLA